The Ochrobactrum sp. BTU1 genome includes a region encoding these proteins:
- a CDS encoding MFS transporter, whose translation MSQAQGINAPAVTGREISAGKSLLVVGLCWLAIFAEGYDVGVIGAILPALSVDPVWQLTPIELGAIGSYTVVGMLIGGILAGTLSELYGRKPLFIACISLFSLCMIVSAMAPSPFIFGLSRFISGIGLGGIIPVAAALTVEYSPMKKKSFNYGLMYSGYSMGLLAAALCGRGLLEDHGWRTIVLIGAMPLLFIPIFLALLPESVESLVQRGKHDAARNTASRMGVGVPPVMARKHGKVRWHTVFSEIFSPKKAFETACFWIALFMGLLLVYGLAQWLPQIMRKNGYDLGNSLLFLAVFSLSSAVGGIVLGTWADRFGVRRTVACSYALGAFGIVALAFKGSLLMNYVFVAIAGFGTVSASLVLTGFLAQQLDSSIRSAGTGWALSFSRIGALTGPLLGGLIASLNIGPQWNFYIFAFVAALAALATALIPSRSAA comes from the coding sequence ATGTCTCAAGCGCAGGGCATCAACGCTCCGGCTGTGACCGGAAGAGAGATATCGGCAGGCAAAAGCCTGCTTGTCGTGGGCCTCTGCTGGCTTGCGATTTTTGCGGAGGGCTATGACGTTGGTGTCATCGGGGCGATACTACCTGCCTTGTCGGTTGATCCGGTCTGGCAGCTAACCCCGATAGAGCTTGGAGCCATCGGCAGCTACACGGTGGTAGGCATGCTGATCGGCGGTATTCTTGCGGGTACGCTGAGTGAGCTTTATGGGCGCAAGCCGTTGTTTATAGCCTGCATTTCCTTGTTTTCGCTTTGTATGATTGTCAGCGCGATGGCACCGTCACCCTTCATCTTCGGATTGAGCAGGTTCATATCGGGCATCGGACTTGGCGGAATTATTCCGGTCGCAGCGGCGCTAACAGTTGAATACTCTCCGATGAAGAAAAAGAGCTTCAATTACGGTCTGATGTATTCGGGCTATTCAATGGGATTGCTCGCTGCCGCTCTATGTGGTCGCGGCCTCCTCGAAGACCATGGCTGGCGCACTATCGTTTTGATTGGCGCCATGCCTCTGCTGTTTATCCCTATCTTCCTAGCATTGTTGCCAGAAAGCGTGGAATCGCTGGTCCAGCGCGGCAAACATGATGCGGCGCGCAATACGGCAAGCCGCATGGGAGTTGGTGTTCCGCCCGTAATGGCCCGCAAACATGGAAAGGTTCGCTGGCACACTGTATTTAGTGAAATCTTCTCTCCTAAAAAGGCCTTTGAAACCGCCTGTTTCTGGATCGCGCTTTTCATGGGGCTGCTGCTTGTCTATGGCCTCGCACAATGGCTTCCACAGATCATGCGCAAGAACGGCTATGATCTCGGCAATAGCCTACTGTTTCTTGCAGTCTTCAGCCTGAGTTCTGCCGTCGGAGGCATCGTGTTGGGGACATGGGCGGATCGCTTCGGCGTGCGCCGGACTGTTGCCTGCTCATACGCGCTCGGCGCGTTTGGAATTGTGGCGCTTGCCTTCAAAGGCTCTTTGCTGATGAACTATGTGTTTGTTGCGATTGCTGGTTTCGGTACAGTGTCGGCCTCGCTGGTTTTGACAGGTTTTCTGGCGCAGCAGCTTGATTCCTCGATCCGTTCTGCTGGAACCGGATGGGCGCTAAGTTTTTCTCGCATCGGCGCTTTGACGGGGCCGCTGTTGGGTGGTCTGATCGCAAGCCTTAACATCGGCCCGCAGTGGAATTTCTACATCTTTGCGTTCGTTGCGGCGCTTGCAGCTTTGGCAACCGCTCTAATCCCGTCCCGATCGGCGGCGTAG
- a CDS encoding MFS transporter, whose amino-acid sequence MQWESLTDLDQSRIKRWQWGMLGLALLCEMFLAADWYAFAAVIPFISETLQLDSAQAGLAQGIFALTYGLGMIVWSQFSRRMKARTLLLIGLFCTAIGMMAQVYVQTYAQLIALRLFIGFFDAAIFLGNMKLIIGWFPQKRRGSMIGLILAAYSLAITLDFAIGIPLSISYGWRTFFAILAIGTLVTAALVLMFTRNNPAHIGFTNFRWEAEKQQVSTASLASIFRSKWIIVGSLGISACTMAIAGTATWVIPAYIAVHQMPVEDAALIGTLMGLSQVVFLVIGGYAADRLNKTGMIKFGTVLAFLVAVMFTIGMAIPLGFGALIMMALLSGAALFGGGAIFAFLSEKYPEDLATAAVGYAEIFAILATFISPWVMGVVIKVSEGSFVSAFLTFAIMEAIILLIILVVTRTSLRLNDDQVSIAGNSNGISGEASRS is encoded by the coding sequence ATGCAATGGGAAAGCCTAACGGACTTAGATCAATCAAGAATAAAGCGCTGGCAATGGGGAATGCTGGGGCTGGCGCTTTTGTGCGAGATGTTTCTGGCCGCGGACTGGTACGCCTTTGCAGCGGTAATACCATTCATTTCAGAAACCCTCCAACTCGATTCCGCACAGGCCGGTCTGGCGCAGGGAATTTTCGCGCTGACCTATGGGCTTGGCATGATTGTCTGGTCGCAATTTAGCCGCCGGATGAAGGCGCGCACGCTCTTGCTGATTGGCCTGTTCTGCACAGCAATCGGCATGATGGCGCAAGTCTATGTCCAAACCTATGCCCAGCTGATTGCGCTGCGTCTGTTTATCGGTTTCTTCGATGCAGCAATCTTCCTTGGCAATATGAAACTCATTATCGGCTGGTTCCCGCAAAAACGACGCGGCAGCATGATCGGCTTGATCCTCGCCGCCTATAGTCTCGCAATCACGCTGGACTTTGCGATCGGCATTCCGCTTTCCATCTCCTATGGATGGCGCACTTTCTTCGCCATTCTTGCCATCGGAACGCTGGTAACAGCAGCCTTGGTGCTCATGTTCACCCGCAACAATCCAGCCCATATCGGCTTTACGAATTTCCGCTGGGAAGCCGAGAAACAGCAGGTCTCCACGGCGTCACTTGCCAGCATTTTCCGCTCGAAATGGATCATCGTCGGCAGTCTGGGCATTTCTGCCTGCACGATGGCTATTGCCGGAACCGCAACTTGGGTCATTCCCGCATATATTGCCGTGCATCAGATGCCAGTGGAGGACGCCGCACTGATCGGCACATTGATGGGACTGTCCCAAGTCGTGTTTCTCGTCATCGGAGGCTACGCCGCAGACAGGTTGAACAAGACGGGGATGATCAAATTCGGAACAGTGCTTGCCTTCCTTGTGGCGGTCATGTTCACCATTGGCATGGCAATACCACTTGGCTTCGGCGCGCTGATAATGATGGCGCTTCTGAGCGGTGCCGCGCTTTTTGGCGGCGGTGCGATCTTCGCCTTTCTCAGTGAGAAATATCCCGAAGACCTTGCGACCGCAGCGGTTGGCTATGCTGAGATTTTTGCAATCCTTGCGACCTTTATTTCGCCCTGGGTCATGGGCGTGGTCATCAAGGTATCAGAGGGATCATTTGTCAGCGCCTTCTTAACTTTCGCCATCATGGAAGCGATCATTCTTCTCATCATTTTGGTGGTCACGCGCACAAGCTTGAGACTGAATGACGACCAGGTCTCGATTGCCGGTAATAGCAATGGGATTTCGGGTGAGGCCTCTCGCTCCTGA
- a CDS encoding MarR family transcriptional regulator — translation MEERFSGTVLASEHQEANPVRLLGEIGLNNFAPYLMNRLMARYNANLAEGLKGSQITTVKLRALAVLSVTPSATINELSVFTVTEQSTMSRTLDSLEEQGYIRRQARPGDMRIRDISLTEEGRDIFNQAWPTMYDLLLQLFDGIDEDEHRAFVGTLQKMLRNIRKNEL, via the coding sequence ATGGAGGAACGCTTCTCAGGTACGGTTCTGGCTTCCGAGCATCAGGAGGCGAATCCTGTGCGTTTGTTGGGCGAGATCGGCTTGAACAATTTTGCGCCCTACCTGATGAACCGCCTCATGGCACGCTATAATGCGAACCTCGCCGAAGGTTTGAAAGGCAGCCAGATCACGACGGTTAAGCTGCGCGCACTCGCTGTCCTCAGTGTCACGCCTTCAGCCACAATCAACGAACTTTCGGTCTTTACAGTAACCGAACAATCAACGATGAGCCGCACACTCGATTCCCTGGAAGAACAGGGCTACATTCGCCGTCAGGCGCGTCCAGGGGACATGCGCATCCGCGATATTTCGCTGACCGAAGAAGGAAGAGACATTTTCAACCAGGCCTGGCCGACCATGTACGATCTTCTGCTGCAACTCTTTGATGGCATCGATGAAGATGAGCACCGCGCTTTTGTCGGCACCTTACAGAAAATGCTCCGCAATATCCGTAAAAACGAGCTTTAA
- a CDS encoding alpha/beta hydrolase: MLNYSSSFEKRKVEIRGKTVTYLVKGEGRNVVFLHGTGTFPGFESLTNIASRHRLIIPFHPNFGESDDDADIVQIGDYVLHYMDFFDALGLDYFSLGGFSLGGWIAAEFAIRHPERLSALFLAAPAGLDLPTIPLPNLFEVAPADIPAHLTHDPHVALRYFPSEPDSRFDQALGREMGALARIHATEGRGNKRLNHWMHRLNMPALILWGTEDRVIPAQYAAEWQRGIKGARLEKLDATGHLLFEEAPAAATLVRNFLLTV; encoded by the coding sequence ATGTTGAATTACTCGAGCAGTTTTGAAAAACGCAAGGTCGAAATTCGTGGTAAAACCGTCACCTATCTCGTAAAAGGTGAGGGTAGAAACGTTGTCTTTCTGCACGGCACTGGCACATTTCCTGGCTTCGAAAGCCTGACCAACATTGCCTCGCGACACCGGCTCATCATTCCGTTTCATCCAAATTTTGGTGAAAGTGATGATGATGCCGATATCGTTCAGATCGGCGATTATGTGCTACATTACATGGATTTCTTCGATGCGCTGGGATTGGATTATTTCAGCCTGGGCGGGTTTTCGCTTGGCGGATGGATAGCAGCCGAATTTGCGATCAGACATCCCGAAAGGCTGTCCGCGCTGTTTCTCGCAGCACCTGCTGGTCTGGATCTTCCAACAATTCCTCTCCCCAATCTGTTTGAGGTCGCGCCAGCCGATATACCTGCTCATCTGACACATGACCCGCATGTTGCGCTCCGCTATTTTCCGAGCGAGCCCGACAGCCGGTTTGATCAAGCGCTTGGACGCGAAATGGGCGCATTGGCGCGCATCCACGCAACCGAGGGACGCGGCAACAAAAGGCTCAACCATTGGATGCACCGGCTGAACATGCCGGCTCTGATCCTCTGGGGTACAGAGGACCGGGTTATTCCAGCGCAATATGCCGCGGAATGGCAGCGTGGGATCAAGGGCGCGCGTTTGGAGAAACTCGATGCAACCGGCCACCTTCTGTTTGAAGAAGCGCCAGCAGCGGCGACACTGGTGCGCAATTTCCTGTTGACGGTCTGA
- a CDS encoding ABC transporter ATP-binding protein has protein sequence MLKVEGLQNAYGQSRVLFGIDFEIGAGEVVTILGRNGMGKTTTIKSIFGLLPPKGGKVFVNGHDVTGKPPHAIAREGLGLVPEGRQIFPTLSVEENLLATRRSDARSSKWTLQSIYRMFPRLKERRRNMGNQLSGGEQQMLAVGRALMTNPKMVVLDEATEGLSPLMREEIWSCLRNIKDEGDAILVIDKNVDALARFADRHVVIEKGRVVWSGDNSALLNTPDIKERYLHV, from the coding sequence ATGTTGAAAGTCGAAGGGCTCCAGAACGCCTATGGCCAGTCCCGCGTTCTCTTCGGGATCGATTTTGAAATCGGCGCGGGTGAGGTCGTGACCATCCTCGGCAGAAATGGTATGGGCAAAACCACGACCATCAAATCAATCTTCGGCTTGCTGCCGCCCAAAGGTGGCAAGGTTTTTGTCAATGGCCACGACGTTACCGGCAAGCCCCCGCATGCAATAGCGCGTGAGGGTCTAGGACTTGTTCCGGAAGGGCGACAGATATTTCCGACACTGAGCGTCGAGGAAAACCTTCTGGCCACCCGGCGCTCAGACGCGCGCTCATCCAAATGGACGCTACAAAGCATCTACCGCATGTTCCCGCGCCTTAAGGAACGGCGCCGCAACATGGGCAACCAGCTTTCCGGCGGCGAGCAGCAAATGCTGGCGGTCGGTCGCGCACTGATGACCAATCCAAAGATGGTTGTACTCGACGAGGCGACCGAAGGATTGTCACCCCTCATGCGCGAAGAGATCTGGTCCTGCCTGCGCAACATCAAGGATGAAGGCGATGCAATCCTCGTTATCGACAAAAATGTTGATGCGCTCGCACGCTTTGCGGACCGTCACGTCGTTATAGAAAAAGGCCGAGTGGTGTGGAGTGGCGACAATAGTGCGCTTTTGAACACCCCGGACATCAAGGAACGTTACTTGCACGTTTGA
- a CDS encoding LuxR C-terminal-related transcriptional regulator yields MRSLGIYLLENNRPRLFHSINTPTGFLLEYQNGLADSDPMIAAVVQNASAVAGSQLPQNATGNVPLMRTLLYRWNYNDNLCCPVYVSGKIQALIYAAGFEMHAAQLEEQVSLLCRSSALALRNIHEARPANTPGTNLANLSPRLSTVARLLAAGNTNKQIARHLELSPHTVKDYVDDLIKRFGVRNRTEVAVLINRMSGARKAEPAGFMLSGQERGLPIEHF; encoded by the coding sequence GTGCGTTCGCTTGGAATTTATTTGCTGGAGAACAATCGTCCGCGCCTTTTTCACAGCATAAACACGCCTACTGGTTTTTTGCTTGAATATCAGAACGGGCTTGCGGATTCGGATCCGATGATTGCGGCAGTTGTGCAAAATGCCAGTGCGGTCGCGGGCTCGCAATTGCCGCAGAATGCGACTGGCAATGTGCCATTGATGCGAACGCTGCTTTACCGTTGGAACTACAACGATAACTTGTGCTGCCCGGTTTATGTGAGTGGCAAGATCCAGGCGCTGATCTACGCTGCCGGCTTCGAGATGCATGCAGCACAGCTCGAAGAACAGGTTTCACTGCTTTGCCGCTCGTCGGCACTTGCGCTGCGCAATATTCATGAAGCTCGTCCCGCCAATACGCCCGGTACCAATCTGGCAAATTTATCGCCACGTCTATCGACGGTCGCCCGCTTGCTGGCTGCAGGCAATACCAACAAGCAAATTGCACGACATTTGGAGCTTTCACCCCATACTGTGAAGGATTATGTCGACGACCTGATCAAGCGGTTCGGTGTCCGCAACAGGACCGAAGTGGCGGTGCTTATCAATCGCATGAGCGGAGCGAGGAAAGCCGAGCCAGCGGGATTTATGCTATCGGGACAGGAGCGTGGTCTGCCCATAGAGCATTTCTGA
- a CDS encoding benzoate-CoA ligase family protein: MHPSAHMDTFVLDNLPAAELLPDIINLDALGYPEQLNATYELVDTHLSKGKGDRVALQAPGIRWTYSDLAEMINKIANVLTDKLGMKTGNRVMIRSGNNPTKIALYLAIIKAGGVVVATMPLLRAKELVQIIDKAQISIAICDNALISEMQIALAQTEYIKTVVTWEDNAGGELGALLADASSDFEAVATRADDPCLLGFTSGTTGLPKATIHFHRDLLIVCDCYAHHILDATEDDIFIGSPPLAFTFGLGGLVLFPFRIGASTALPPKTAPHDLALAIGEYKPTVCFTAPTAYRAMLSKFDQYDLSSLRKCVSAGEALPLPTFEAWKRATGLSLADGIGATEMLHIFISSPENDIRPGATGKPIPGYEARVIDDNGKECAPGTPGRLAVRGPLGCKYLADPRQTKYVENGWNITGDTYVMDEDGYFWYQARNDDMIVSAGYNIAGPEVEASLLAHPAVAECGVVAAPDEERGCIVKAYVVLNEGYSGNANLQETLQRHVKSELAPYKYPRLISWVSNLPKTESGKLQRSALRAQAAAESRV; this comes from the coding sequence ATGCACCCCAGCGCTCATATGGACACATTCGTTCTGGATAATCTCCCGGCTGCGGAACTTCTACCAGACATCATCAATCTCGACGCACTCGGCTACCCCGAACAGCTGAACGCCACCTATGAACTGGTGGATACACATCTGAGCAAAGGCAAAGGTGACCGGGTCGCTTTGCAAGCGCCCGGCATCCGTTGGACCTATAGCGATCTTGCCGAAATGATCAACAAGATCGCAAATGTCCTGACCGACAAGCTGGGTATGAAAACGGGCAATCGTGTGATGATACGCTCGGGCAATAACCCGACCAAGATTGCACTCTATCTCGCAATCATAAAGGCAGGTGGCGTGGTTGTCGCGACCATGCCCCTGTTGCGCGCCAAGGAACTGGTCCAGATCATCGACAAAGCTCAAATCAGCATCGCTATCTGCGACAACGCACTGATCAGTGAAATGCAAATTGCCCTTGCACAGACTGAGTATATTAAGACCGTGGTGACCTGGGAGGACAATGCGGGTGGTGAGCTTGGCGCATTGCTGGCAGACGCATCGAGCGACTTTGAAGCAGTGGCAACACGCGCAGACGACCCCTGCCTCCTAGGCTTTACATCGGGAACCACTGGCCTGCCGAAAGCGACCATCCACTTCCACCGTGACCTGCTTATTGTATGCGACTGCTATGCACATCACATTCTGGACGCGACCGAAGACGATATCTTCATCGGTTCGCCGCCCCTGGCCTTCACTTTCGGACTTGGTGGACTAGTTTTGTTCCCCTTCAGGATTGGTGCTTCGACTGCGCTTCCCCCAAAGACTGCACCGCATGATCTTGCGCTCGCGATTGGAGAATATAAGCCGACCGTTTGTTTTACCGCGCCAACCGCTTACCGCGCTATGCTTTCCAAGTTCGATCAATATGATCTGTCTTCGCTGCGCAAATGTGTTTCAGCTGGTGAGGCTCTGCCTTTACCGACCTTCGAAGCATGGAAGCGTGCGACCGGGCTCTCGCTTGCAGACGGTATTGGTGCAACTGAAATGCTCCATATATTCATTTCCTCGCCTGAAAACGATATTCGTCCTGGCGCCACTGGCAAGCCAATTCCCGGCTATGAAGCACGCGTGATTGATGACAACGGGAAGGAATGCGCGCCCGGCACTCCAGGTCGCCTTGCCGTTCGCGGACCGCTCGGCTGCAAATATCTGGCCGATCCGCGTCAGACCAAATATGTCGAGAACGGATGGAATATCACCGGCGATACCTATGTGATGGACGAGGACGGCTATTTCTGGTATCAGGCGCGCAATGACGACATGATTGTTTCCGCCGGGTACAATATCGCCGGACCTGAGGTCGAAGCCAGCCTGCTCGCGCATCCAGCAGTCGCAGAATGTGGCGTCGTTGCAGCGCCCGATGAGGAACGTGGCTGCATCGTAAAGGCCTATGTCGTGTTGAACGAGGGCTATAGTGGCAATGCAAACTTGCAGGAAACACTGCAACGCCATGTCAAAAGTGAGCTCGCGCCCTACAAGTATCCGCGCCTGATAAGCTGGGTTTCGAACCTTCCCAAGACAGAATCTGGAAAATTGCAGCGATCCGCCCTGCGCGCGCAGGCGGCCGCCGAAAGCCGCGTCTAA
- a CDS encoding NAD(P)H-dependent oxidoreductase, protein MMRNIVSFVGCDRPTKVHRLTQAIAARLEAEDRASVTHLDLSDAGPNLYTVNRQALDRQSESLISEIEHCDALIVGCPVYQGSYPGLFKHVFDLVHPLALRGRPTVLCAVGGGHRHALVVEHHLRPLFGFFEAGTVATGIYACSAELEMDRDLPEALQTRIESAVEQMRKQLVQSHQTSGIRWKDVELLEQF, encoded by the coding sequence ATGATGAGAAACATTGTCAGCTTCGTTGGGTGTGATCGCCCGACGAAAGTTCATCGGCTAACGCAAGCGATTGCCGCAAGACTGGAAGCGGAGGACCGGGCATCGGTTACGCATCTAGATCTCTCTGATGCAGGACCAAACCTTTACACCGTCAACCGACAGGCGCTGGACCGGCAATCGGAGAGTCTGATTTCTGAGATCGAGCATTGTGATGCTCTGATAGTCGGCTGTCCGGTCTATCAGGGAAGCTATCCAGGACTCTTCAAGCACGTATTTGATCTCGTCCACCCATTGGCTCTGCGTGGTCGCCCGACCGTCTTATGCGCAGTGGGTGGCGGGCATCGTCATGCTCTGGTCGTCGAACACCATCTTCGTCCACTGTTCGGGTTTTTCGAAGCGGGAACGGTTGCAACGGGCATTTATGCCTGTTCGGCGGAACTCGAAATGGACAGGGATTTGCCTGAGGCTCTGCAAACGCGGATCGAAAGCGCCGTCGAGCAGATGAGAAAGCAATTGGTCCAGTCACACCAAACAAGCGGCATAAGGTGGAAAGATGTTGAATTACTCGAGCAGTTTTGA
- a CDS encoding acyl-CoA dehydrogenase family protein yields the protein MDTSVHRTDTIDNYAELLQGFNDRLSKILPLIEEKAEEAESLGRMHDDVVDAMRKGGFYTMLFPKEVGGAELRPIDAMKMMAALSYAHASSGWCTMVNNMEGTTMAIYLDDEGIANVFKNGVDITIAGNGVPRGFARKVDGGYMIRGNWAYGSSIFHAEWIHSGCFLLDPKDPNGKELLKDETGAPQIIVAHHPRSTIQLLGNWDVLGLRATGSFDYTLATDEDLFVPDSMTYSFTQSAPKRGQAQGHLGLAGYSALTHTSWAIGVGRRILDELAKVIRQRQDPFGKSADSASLRFQFANTEARYRAARALAFETWEDVSKTTASGAVPSLDQMTMVKLSLRYMHDIVSDVATFAHRAARGASLHNTAMQRFYRDIHSGTQHILLADQIVEECGKGLLGLPGPDARWTVFGISEN from the coding sequence TTGGATACCAGCGTGCACCGGACTGACACGATCGACAACTATGCCGAGCTCCTTCAGGGCTTCAACGACCGTCTGAGTAAAATTCTACCCTTGATTGAAGAAAAGGCTGAGGAAGCGGAATCCCTTGGACGCATGCATGACGATGTTGTGGACGCCATGCGTAAGGGGGGCTTCTACACGATGCTGTTTCCCAAAGAGGTTGGTGGTGCCGAATTACGTCCAATCGATGCCATGAAAATGATGGCAGCGCTTTCCTATGCCCATGCATCATCTGGCTGGTGCACGATGGTCAACAATATGGAAGGCACCACAATGGCAATTTATCTCGATGACGAAGGGATTGCCAATGTCTTCAAGAATGGCGTCGATATCACCATTGCAGGCAATGGTGTACCGCGCGGCTTCGCCCGTAAGGTCGACGGCGGCTACATGATCCGAGGTAACTGGGCTTATGGAAGTTCTATCTTCCACGCGGAATGGATACATTCCGGATGTTTTTTGCTCGACCCCAAAGACCCGAACGGGAAGGAGCTTCTGAAAGACGAAACCGGCGCCCCGCAGATCATTGTTGCCCATCACCCGCGCTCAACTATCCAATTGCTTGGCAACTGGGATGTCTTGGGCCTGCGCGCCACCGGGAGTTTCGACTACACTCTGGCAACCGATGAAGATCTCTTCGTGCCCGATTCCATGACCTATAGCTTCACGCAATCTGCGCCGAAACGTGGGCAGGCCCAGGGCCATCTGGGGTTGGCTGGCTATAGCGCCCTCACCCATACAAGCTGGGCTATCGGTGTTGGTCGCCGAATACTCGACGAACTCGCCAAAGTTATCCGCCAGCGGCAGGATCCATTTGGCAAGAGTGCTGACAGTGCCAGCTTGCGATTTCAGTTTGCCAATACAGAAGCCCGCTACAGGGCTGCGCGGGCACTTGCTTTTGAAACATGGGAAGATGTCTCAAAGACAACGGCCTCGGGCGCAGTCCCGTCTCTCGATCAGATGACCATGGTGAAACTCTCACTGCGCTATATGCACGACATTGTTTCGGATGTGGCAACCTTTGCGCATCGGGCCGCCCGCGGCGCCTCCCTTCACAATACGGCCATGCAGCGCTTTTATCGCGACATCCACTCCGGCACCCAGCATATCCTTCTTGCCGACCAGATCGTAGAAGAATGCGGCAAAGGTCTCCTTGGCCTGCCCGGTCCCGATGCGCGATGGACCGTATTCGGTATCAGCGAAAACTGA
- a CDS encoding alpha/beta hydrolase fold domain-containing protein: MLQDFDTAYDNMKAISGSASYPPRWTKLALGFRETMRDQGRLIPNIAYGERERNQYDLLLPDGAAKGTLVYVHGGYWKGLDKSYWSHLAQGALERGYRVAMPSYTLCPEARISDITNEIGRFIDLLAQEVDGDIALSGHSAGGHLVSRMACENAPIAKASAERIKRVLSISGLHDLRPLLRTKMNDIFQMDAEEALTESAALQRPRPDIAVHCCVGADELMEFRRQNALLANIWYGLGVETRAFEIEDTHHCNVIDTLSDPKSRAVMYLCP; this comes from the coding sequence TTGCTTCAAGACTTCGATACCGCATATGATAATATGAAGGCCATCAGTGGTTCAGCCAGCTATCCTCCGCGCTGGACGAAACTAGCCTTAGGCTTTCGCGAGACGATGCGCGATCAGGGTCGTTTGATACCCAACATCGCCTATGGAGAGCGCGAGCGAAACCAGTACGACCTACTTTTGCCCGATGGTGCGGCCAAAGGTACTCTCGTCTATGTTCATGGGGGCTACTGGAAGGGGCTGGATAAAAGCTACTGGTCGCATCTGGCGCAGGGCGCGCTTGAGCGCGGATATCGCGTTGCCATGCCGAGCTATACGCTCTGCCCCGAAGCGCGCATTTCCGACATTACCAACGAAATTGGCCGCTTCATCGACCTGTTAGCACAGGAAGTGGACGGTGACATCGCCTTGTCGGGGCATTCCGCGGGAGGACATCTGGTCAGCCGCATGGCTTGCGAAAATGCGCCCATAGCAAAAGCGTCAGCAGAGCGGATCAAACGGGTCCTGTCCATCAGCGGATTACACGATTTGCGTCCGCTTTTGAGAACCAAAATGAACGACATTTTCCAGATGGATGCAGAAGAAGCCCTCACAGAAAGCGCCGCGCTGCAGCGCCCGCGTCCGGATATTGCAGTTCATTGCTGCGTCGGTGCCGATGAACTTATGGAGTTCAGACGTCAAAATGCCCTGCTCGCAAACATCTGGTACGGATTGGGGGTAGAAACAAGAGCCTTTGAAATCGAGGATACGCATCACTGCAATGTCATCGACACACTGAGCGATCCAAAAAGCCGGGCGGTCATGTATCTCTGTCCCTGA